In Nitrospira sp., one DNA window encodes the following:
- a CDS encoding glucosidase produces the protein MAQTSEHRRLEEAKAKAAAWKEWGPYLSERQWGTVREDYSTDGNAWDYFTHEQSRSRAYRWGEDGLAGISDDHQVLCFALALWNGKDPILKERVFGLTNSEGNHGEDVKDYYFYLDSTPTHSYMKYLYKYPQAAFPYEDLVSTNRRRNRHDMEYELLDTGIFNDDRYFDVFVEYAKAAPNDILIKITIHNRGPEKAGLHVLPTLWFRNTWSWAYGGSKPVLRRVKRAKGSVVHAHHTDPLFQESLTDYHLYCDGEIPLLFTDNETNHAKLFGGSNSGPYVKDGINDYVVQGKRDAVNPEAIGTKVSAHHQLTVNPRGEQTIRLRLAEAAPGELRDPFGEFDAQFKVRHREADEFYDAVTPAAVKADPDRSNVMRQGLAGMLWSKQYYYYDVDRWLEERQAHPLHKGTNVVRNREWFHMVNDDIISMPDKWEYPWYAAWDLAFHTTALSVVDPDFARHQLELMLTGHYLHPNGQVPAYEWNFSDVNPPVHAWATLFLHRMDVGRRGEADIEFLKAAFSKLTLNFTWWVNRKDRNGKNVFEGGFLGLDNIGVFDRSAPLPTGGYLEQADGTAWMALFSQNMAELAVELASQDPMYDDLAAKFFEHFVWIAAGMNGSAADGIGMWDEKDGFYYDLLRLPDGSATHLKVRSMVGLLPLCATTVIEPWQRELVPQAKRVIAERFTRMPELFHWIHATGEGHRGVDERGIMALVTQERLRRILAIMLSEDEFLGPHGLRSISKFHERNPYVFYVNGQEYRVGYLPAESDTGMFGGNSNWRGPVWVPVNVLIIRALVQFYLYYGDTFKVECPTGSGRLMNLYEVAREIVERLTRIFLRDNSGRRPVFGGAEKFQTDRHWRDNLLFYEYFHGDNGAGLGASHQTGWTGCVAALIELFGRVDPKKLLEGGKKAAHSRDAQTR, from the coding sequence ATGGCACAGACGTCAGAACATCGCCGGTTGGAGGAAGCCAAAGCGAAAGCCGCTGCTTGGAAAGAATGGGGTCCGTATCTGAGCGAACGGCAGTGGGGGACTGTCCGGGAAGATTACAGTACGGACGGCAATGCCTGGGACTATTTCACCCATGAGCAGTCGCGATCGCGGGCCTATCGTTGGGGAGAAGACGGATTGGCGGGGATTTCTGATGACCACCAAGTCCTCTGTTTCGCGCTGGCGCTCTGGAACGGCAAGGACCCTATCCTCAAGGAACGGGTCTTTGGCCTGACGAACAGCGAGGGCAATCATGGCGAGGACGTGAAGGACTACTATTTCTACCTCGACAGCACTCCGACGCACTCCTACATGAAGTACCTGTACAAATATCCGCAGGCAGCCTTTCCCTATGAAGACTTGGTCTCGACGAATCGGCGCAGAAATCGCCATGACATGGAGTATGAACTCCTCGATACAGGCATTTTCAACGACGACCGGTATTTCGACGTGTTTGTCGAGTATGCGAAGGCGGCGCCGAACGATATCCTCATCAAGATCACGATTCATAATCGTGGCCCGGAGAAGGCCGGCCTCCATGTCCTACCCACGCTCTGGTTTCGGAATACCTGGTCCTGGGCCTATGGAGGAAGCAAGCCGGTGCTGCGCAGGGTGAAACGAGCGAAAGGCTCCGTTGTTCATGCCCATCACACGGATCCTCTGTTCCAGGAGTCCCTCACCGACTACCATCTGTATTGCGATGGCGAGATCCCGTTGCTGTTCACGGACAACGAAACCAACCATGCCAAGCTCTTCGGCGGCTCCAACTCCGGCCCCTACGTCAAGGATGGAATCAACGACTATGTCGTGCAAGGGAAACGGGATGCGGTCAACCCTGAGGCGATAGGAACAAAAGTCTCCGCTCACCACCAACTCACCGTCAACCCACGCGGTGAACAGACGATTCGCCTTCGTCTCGCCGAGGCCGCTCCCGGTGAGTTGCGGGACCCGTTTGGAGAATTCGACGCGCAATTCAAGGTGCGACACAGGGAGGCGGATGAGTTCTATGATGCCGTGACCCCCGCCGCTGTCAAAGCCGATCCGGATCGCTCCAACGTCATGCGCCAAGGGCTCGCAGGCATGCTCTGGAGCAAGCAATACTATTATTACGACGTCGACCGCTGGCTTGAAGAACGGCAGGCTCATCCGCTCCACAAAGGAACCAATGTCGTCCGGAACCGGGAGTGGTTCCACATGGTGAACGACGACATTATTTCGATGCCGGACAAGTGGGAGTATCCCTGGTACGCCGCATGGGACTTGGCGTTCCATACGACGGCTTTATCCGTCGTCGATCCCGACTTCGCGCGGCACCAGTTGGAGCTCATGCTGACCGGCCATTACCTGCATCCGAACGGACAGGTGCCGGCCTACGAATGGAATTTCAGCGATGTGAATCCACCGGTCCATGCCTGGGCCACGCTCTTTCTTCATCGAATGGATGTCGGACGCCGCGGCGAGGCAGATATCGAGTTTCTCAAGGCGGCATTCTCCAAACTGACGCTCAATTTTACCTGGTGGGTGAACCGCAAGGACCGGAACGGCAAGAACGTGTTTGAAGGCGGCTTTCTCGGCCTCGACAACATCGGCGTGTTCGACCGTAGTGCTCCGTTGCCGACGGGCGGCTATTTGGAGCAAGCCGACGGGACGGCATGGATGGCTCTGTTCAGCCAGAATATGGCGGAGCTGGCTGTGGAGCTTGCATCTCAGGACCCCATGTACGATGACTTGGCCGCGAAGTTCTTCGAACATTTCGTATGGATCGCGGCCGGTATGAACGGCTCTGCGGCCGACGGGATCGGGATGTGGGATGAGAAAGACGGGTTCTACTATGATCTCCTCCGACTCCCGGACGGAAGCGCGACCCATCTGAAAGTCCGGTCGATGGTCGGTCTGTTACCTCTCTGTGCGACGACAGTCATTGAGCCATGGCAACGCGAACTGGTGCCGCAGGCGAAACGGGTCATTGCAGAGCGATTCACAAGGATGCCGGAGCTGTTTCATTGGATTCATGCTACCGGGGAAGGGCATCGTGGGGTAGACGAGCGCGGAATCATGGCTTTGGTCACTCAGGAGCGCCTGCGGCGCATCCTGGCGATCATGCTGAGCGAAGACGAGTTTCTCGGTCCCCACGGGCTGCGGTCGATTTCGAAGTTCCACGAGCGGAATCCCTACGTATTTTACGTGAACGGCCAGGAGTATCGGGTCGGGTATCTGCCGGCTGAATCGGACACGGGCATGTTCGGCGGTAATTCCAACTGGCGTGGACCGGTCTGGGTGCCGGTCAACGTGCTCATCATTCGAGCCCTCGTCCAGTTCTATCTCTATTATGGGGATACCTTTAAGGTCGAATGTCCGACCGGATCCGGACGGCTGATGAATCTATACGAGGTGGCCAGGGAAATTGTCGAACGGCTCACGCGGATCTTTCTGCGAGACAACAGCGGACGCCGTCCGGTATTCGGCGGGGCGGAGAAATTCCAAACCGACCGTCATTGGCGGGATAATCTGTTGTTCTATGAGTATTTTCATGGCGACAACGGGGCCGGTTTGGGCGCGAGCCATCAGACGGGATGGACCGGTTGCGTCGCGGCGCTCATCGAACTGTTCGGCAGGGTCGATCCAAAGAAGCTCTTAGAGGGAGGAAAGAAGGCGGCCCACAGTCGGGACGCCCAGACCCGCTGA
- a CDS encoding acetate/propionate family kinase — protein MADTILVVNAGSSSIKFSVYGIGGQSQLSLTLKGQVSGVGTRPSLRARDAGGSPLVDQTFPVAEIPDVAVAMGRVGAWLREHLAGEVPVAIGHRVAHGGPAYRAPVSVDNDTLAALERLIPLAPMHQPYNLRPIRTIQERFPGMVQVACFDTGFHQGHPDVADRFAIPEALYQEGVRRYGFHGLSYEYIARALPRVAPEIAQGSVVVAHLGSGASMCAIKGGRSMDSTMAFTGLDGLPMGTRCGQIDPGVLLYLVSEKGYGAKELERFLYHETGLRGLSGISNDVRDLLASEDLQARLALDYFVYRVERELGALAAAMQGLDAVVLTAGISENSPEMRARICIGAAWLGLKLDEAANRAGGPRISTRDSKVSAWVIPTDEERMIAEHTLKVWREQ, from the coding sequence ACTCGTCCGAGTCTGCGGGCAAGAGACGCCGGCGGCAGCCCCTTGGTGGATCAGACGTTCCCGGTTGCGGAGATCCCCGACGTAGCGGTCGCAATGGGACGCGTCGGCGCTTGGCTTCGCGAGCATTTGGCCGGGGAGGTGCCGGTGGCCATCGGACATCGGGTGGCTCACGGTGGTCCAGCTTACCGTGCGCCGGTATCGGTGGACAATGATACCCTGGCGGCGCTGGAGCGGCTCATCCCGCTCGCCCCGATGCACCAACCTTACAACCTCCGCCCCATCCGCACGATCCAAGAGCGCTTCCCCGGCATGGTGCAAGTTGCCTGCTTCGACACCGGTTTCCACCAGGGGCATCCTGACGTGGCAGACCGATTTGCTATCCCAGAGGCCCTCTACCAGGAAGGGGTCCGCCGCTACGGGTTCCACGGCCTGTCCTACGAATACATCGCGCGTGCCCTGCCTCGCGTGGCTCCCGAGATCGCTCAGGGATCGGTGGTCGTCGCCCACCTGGGCAGTGGCGCCAGCATGTGCGCCATCAAGGGAGGGCGGAGTATGGACAGCACCATGGCCTTCACGGGACTGGATGGCTTGCCCATGGGCACCCGTTGCGGCCAGATCGACCCCGGTGTCCTCCTGTATCTCGTGTCCGAAAAGGGGTACGGCGCAAAGGAGCTGGAACGATTCCTCTACCATGAGACGGGACTGCGCGGGCTCTCTGGCATCAGCAACGACGTGCGCGACCTCCTGGCAAGCGAGGATCTGCAAGCCAGGCTCGCCCTGGACTACTTCGTCTACCGCGTGGAGCGTGAATTGGGTGCTCTGGCGGCCGCAATGCAGGGCTTGGATGCAGTCGTCCTCACGGCCGGCATCAGTGAGAATTCTCCTGAGATGCGAGCCCGTATCTGCATAGGCGCCGCGTGGCTGGGCCTCAAGCTGGATGAGGCAGCCAACCGAGCTGGTGGGCCGCGCATCTCGACGCGGGACTCCAAGGTCTCGGCCTGGGTTATTCCGACGGACGAGGAACGGATGATCGCCGAGCATACGTTGAAGGTCTGGCGGGAGCAGTGA